In Candidatus Nitrospira nitrificans, one genomic interval encodes:
- a CDS encoding response regulator: MIVDGVSMVWIIAAANVVLVASLIFFLIRTSQRARRARICAEAERLRFQENEQRLRSILEAEPHGILVIGLDYRVLQINPAGCLFFEAGFSEEIVGTDVRAYLQANDCPRIEEMHKAAGEGRETCGKGRLVGLSGQVRWVEITFVPLPAGDGTVQAVLSVVRDLTEQRRADRRQALQHAVAKVLAGASTVEQAVPDLLQAIVVNLDWHAGLFWRVQEDRRALVCAQNWSIDAAVGQECMGGRRQAAYAAGSDLPEHCWARGEPLWVEDLARDPMAAPGPVEATGRLRAACAFPIWLRANVYGVIELFSREPQAEDWDLLGTLGTVGRQIGLFVERTEVEAALHENEARTSLIIDTALDAVMTMDHMGRITEWNAQAEQMFGWSAYEVIGRDVADIIFPPSQRLSYREYVQRLLELRDGPLPNRLVEMIGLRRDSREFPVEIAMTPLAVEDSVIFSAFIRDITSRKEAEQAQKNYARQLEHVNQQLDAALREAKAATEAKSAFLATMSHEIRTPMNGVIGMTDLLLDTKLTDEQRESAEIVRTCGNHLLTIINDILDFSKIEAGKMDLETIEFDLRLAVDESLNLVAERASSKGLNLACLFHADVPRDLRGDPGRLRQVVMNLTANAIKFTERGDVVVEVTVEAQSKEDARIRVAVTDTGIGISEQARERLFQSFSQADGSTTRKYGGTGLGLAICKRLVEMMGGTIGVTSRVGEGSCFWFTMNLRKQAEGSRSADPVAAVLAGLRILIVDDKAINRRIVELMTKKWGMLPTLTRSGSEAVDVLSGRPGQPRFDLALLDMDMSPTDGIELARVIQAQAERSETKLVLLTSFGRRGDAKTAKEAGLAAYLTKPIRERQLHDCLVAVLAQRPGSAGQSTMGDSPPLITRHTLAETKAKVDLRILLAEDNIINQKVAVRLFQRLGHRIDVVANGREAVEAVSRIRYDVVFMDCQMPDMDGLEATGIIRQREAAGTVSSSGFPVSGLETRNHKLETPHRVPIIAMTANAMQGDRERCLAAGMDDYLPKPISVDALAGVLSRVNQEQGRPSPESSQEAA; the protein is encoded by the coding sequence ATGATCGTGGATGGCGTGAGTATGGTCTGGATTATTGCAGCGGCCAATGTTGTGCTGGTCGCTTCCTTGATCTTCTTTCTCATACGGACCTCCCAGCGAGCACGCCGCGCCAGGATCTGCGCGGAGGCCGAGAGACTCCGCTTCCAGGAAAACGAGCAGCGGCTCCGGAGTATTTTGGAAGCCGAACCCCATGGGATCTTGGTGATTGGGCTCGACTACCGGGTGCTTCAAATCAATCCTGCCGGCTGCCTCTTCTTCGAAGCGGGTTTTTCGGAAGAGATTGTGGGGACCGATGTTCGAGCGTATCTCCAGGCGAACGATTGTCCGCGGATCGAAGAAATGCATAAGGCGGCCGGGGAAGGCCGAGAAACCTGTGGGAAGGGGCGGCTCGTTGGATTATCGGGGCAGGTGCGGTGGGTCGAGATCACATTCGTCCCACTGCCGGCCGGCGACGGCACCGTGCAAGCGGTTCTTAGCGTCGTCCGGGACCTCACAGAGCAACGGCGCGCCGACCGTCGGCAAGCGCTTCAGCACGCTGTGGCCAAAGTGCTCGCCGGCGCCTCCACCGTCGAACAAGCGGTTCCCGACCTTCTCCAGGCCATTGTCGTGAATCTCGATTGGCATGCCGGGCTATTCTGGCGGGTGCAAGAGGACCGGCGAGCCCTTGTCTGCGCGCAGAACTGGTCGATCGATGCAGCGGTAGGGCAGGAATGTATGGGCGGTCGTCGGCAGGCGGCGTACGCTGCCGGGTCCGATCTGCCGGAGCATTGTTGGGCCCGCGGCGAGCCACTGTGGGTGGAGGATCTCGCGCGAGACCCCATGGCGGCACCCGGGCCTGTCGAAGCGACGGGCAGGCTACGCGCGGCCTGCGCGTTCCCGATTTGGCTGAGGGCTAATGTATACGGCGTCATAGAGCTCTTCAGCCGCGAGCCTCAGGCTGAGGATTGGGATTTGCTGGGAACCTTGGGCACGGTCGGCAGACAGATCGGCCTGTTCGTCGAACGAACTGAAGTGGAAGCGGCGCTGCATGAGAATGAAGCCCGGACCAGCCTCATTATCGACACGGCGCTCGACGCCGTGATGACGATGGATCACATGGGTCGGATTACCGAGTGGAATGCCCAGGCCGAGCAGATGTTCGGCTGGTCGGCATACGAGGTGATCGGGCGTGATGTCGCCGATATCATCTTTCCGCCATCCCAGCGACTCAGCTATCGCGAGTATGTTCAGCGGCTCCTTGAACTCAGGGATGGGCCCCTCCCGAACCGGCTGGTCGAAATGATCGGTCTCCGGCGCGACAGCCGGGAGTTTCCAGTGGAAATCGCCATGACGCCGTTAGCCGTCGAGGACTCCGTCATCTTCAGCGCGTTTATCCGAGACATCACGAGCCGGAAAGAAGCGGAGCAAGCACAGAAGAATTATGCCCGACAGTTGGAGCATGTGAATCAGCAGCTGGATGCCGCTTTGAGGGAAGCTAAAGCCGCCACCGAGGCCAAGTCGGCGTTCCTGGCGACCATGAGCCACGAAATCCGGACACCGATGAACGGCGTGATCGGCATGACAGACCTCTTGCTTGATACGAAACTGACCGACGAGCAGAGGGAATCCGCTGAAATCGTTCGAACCTGCGGCAATCACTTGCTGACGATCATCAACGACATTCTCGATTTCTCCAAGATCGAAGCGGGAAAAATGGATTTGGAGACGATTGAATTCGATCTTCGTCTTGCCGTCGACGAGTCGTTGAACCTGGTGGCCGAACGGGCGTCGTCCAAAGGGCTCAATCTGGCCTGTCTCTTCCATGCCGATGTGCCGCGCGATCTGCGTGGTGATCCGGGTCGACTCCGGCAGGTGGTGATGAACTTGACGGCGAACGCCATCAAGTTTACCGAACGCGGCGACGTGGTGGTGGAAGTGACGGTTGAGGCTCAATCGAAGGAGGATGCGAGGATTCGCGTTGCCGTCACGGACACCGGCATCGGAATTTCCGAGCAAGCCCGCGAACGGCTGTTTCAGTCGTTCAGCCAAGCCGATGGGTCCACGACGAGGAAATATGGCGGGACCGGCCTCGGTCTTGCGATTTGCAAACGTCTGGTCGAAATGATGGGAGGAACGATTGGGGTGACGAGCCGGGTGGGGGAAGGAAGCTGCTTCTGGTTTACGATGAATTTGCGCAAGCAGGCGGAAGGCTCCCGCAGTGCCGATCCCGTTGCCGCTGTGCTGGCGGGTCTCCGCATCTTGATCGTCGATGATAAGGCCATCAATCGAAGGATTGTGGAGCTGATGACGAAGAAATGGGGCATGTTGCCGACACTGACTCGCAGCGGCTCCGAGGCGGTGGATGTGTTGAGTGGTCGGCCCGGGCAACCACGGTTCGATCTGGCGCTGTTGGATATGGATATGAGTCCGACGGATGGGATCGAATTGGCGCGCGTGATCCAGGCGCAAGCTGAACGAAGCGAGACCAAACTTGTGCTGCTCACGTCGTTCGGTCGGCGGGGAGATGCCAAGACAGCCAAAGAAGCCGGACTCGCAGCCTATCTGACCAAGCCGATTCGTGAGCGGCAGTTGCATGATTGTCTCGTCGCGGTCCTTGCCCAGCGCCCCGGCAGCGCAGGTCAGTCGACCATGGGAGATTCGCCGCCGCTCATCACTCGGCATACCCTTGCGGAGACCAAGGCCAAAGTGGATCTCCGTATTCTTTTGGCTGAGGATAACATCATTAATCAAAAAGTAGCCGTTCGCCTCTTCCAGCGATTGGGGCATCGAATCGATGTCGTGGCCAACGGGCGTGAGGCGGTCGAGGCGGTGTCTCGCATACGCTACGACGTGGTGTTCATGGATTGCCAGATGCCGGACATGGATGGCTTGGAAGCGACAGGGATTATTCGACAACGTGAAGCGGCCGGAACTGTTTCGAGTTCCGGGTTTCCGGTTTCGGGTCTAGAAACTCGAAACCACAAACTCGAAACTCCCCACCGCGTGCCGATCATCGCCATGACCGCGAACGCCATGCAGGGAGACCGTGAACGGTGTCTGGCGGCGGGGATGGATGATTATCTGCCAAAACCTATTTCTGTGGACGCGCTGGCTGGCGTCCTGAGCCGAGTGAACCAGGAACAGGGACGGCCCAGCCCGGAGAGCAGTCAAGAAGCCGCGTAG
- a CDS encoding SprT-like domain-containing protein, which translates to MSPTPSAPSLSVVLSSECLQARWQRLNTQYFSGALKPIEIVWSQRLTSSVGMFACREGSKAFFPPALTHSHREIRLSLPLFEQLAARTPYAEQELLNTLAHEMIHQWQFDVLKRRPDHGLEFLRKMAQMNRSGEVAVTTYHTLEKEVLALSKFAWRCQDCGRLYQRHRRTIQPKRHHCGSCQGALQELVSPTQLIEDHPTPYPTQASDPSPRSAGSTKRAGAPEQLTLELT; encoded by the coding sequence ATGAGCCCAACCCCGTCCGCTCCGAGCCTTTCAGTGGTCCTTTCCTCGGAATGCCTGCAAGCTCGTTGGCAGCGCTTGAACACACAGTACTTTTCCGGTGCACTCAAGCCGATCGAGATCGTCTGGAGTCAGCGCTTGACCTCCTCGGTCGGGATGTTTGCCTGTCGCGAAGGCTCAAAGGCATTCTTCCCTCCCGCCCTCACTCACAGTCATCGAGAAATTCGCCTGTCCCTCCCGCTCTTTGAACAGCTCGCCGCGCGGACACCATACGCGGAACAGGAACTGCTCAACACCTTGGCTCATGAAATGATTCATCAATGGCAATTCGATGTATTGAAACGTCGACCTGATCATGGCTTGGAGTTTTTGCGGAAGATGGCACAGATGAATCGATCCGGAGAAGTCGCCGTGACGACCTACCACACGCTGGAGAAGGAAGTGCTGGCCTTATCGAAATTCGCCTGGCGATGCCAAGACTGCGGGCGACTGTATCAACGGCACCGAAGAACGATCCAGCCCAAGCGTCATCACTGCGGATCCTGCCAAGGCGCCTTGCAGGAACTCGTGTCGCCGACTCAACTGATCGAGGATCATCCCACGCCCTACCCGACTCAGGCCTCGGACCCATCACCTCGGTCAGCCGGATCGACGAAGCGTGCCGGAGCACCGGAACAATTGACGCTTGAGTTGACCTGA
- a CDS encoding D-sedoheptulose-7-phosphate isomerase — protein sequence MQTIVLTAFADSARVKQQFAQDHADRIVQVAALLAKAFQNGNKVLLFGNGGSATDAAHIAAEFVGRYQRDRMPLPAIALATDIAAITCIANDYGYEELFARQVRAHGRKGDIAIGISTSGNSPNVLKGVEAARDGGLTTIAWTGANGGKLAGLVEYPFVVPSTVTSRIQESHITLGHVLCELVEDHFLGKAS from the coding sequence ATGCAAACAATTGTTTTGACGGCTTTTGCGGACAGCGCCAGAGTCAAACAGCAGTTTGCGCAGGATCACGCCGATCGTATCGTGCAGGTCGCGGCGCTCCTCGCGAAAGCTTTCCAGAACGGCAATAAAGTCCTCCTGTTCGGCAACGGCGGGAGCGCGACCGATGCCGCGCATATTGCGGCGGAGTTTGTCGGGCGATACCAGCGCGACCGGATGCCGCTACCCGCGATTGCCTTGGCGACGGACATTGCCGCCATTACCTGCATCGCCAATGACTATGGGTATGAGGAACTCTTTGCCCGTCAGGTGCGCGCGCACGGACGAAAAGGCGACATCGCCATCGGCATCAGCACCAGCGGAAATTCTCCAAACGTATTGAAAGGGGTCGAGGCGGCCCGCGACGGTGGCTTGACCACGATCGCCTGGACCGGCGCCAACGGCGGAAAGCTGGCCGGGTTGGTCGAGTATCCCTTCGTCGTCCCGTCGACGGTTACGTCTCGGATTCAAGAAAGCCATATCACGCTCGGCCATGTCCTGTGCGAATTGGTAGAGGATCATTTCCTTGGGAAAGCGTCCTGA
- a CDS encoding TIGR02710 family CRISPR-associated CARF protein — protein MAQDQPIKTLVVALVDDAAAAVYSINRLNPEALCFVLPEGSKALVESAVQPKIQQMPRRWDWIVMADATEFPAIYQTIARSLPDLMRTWEIQPGELVVDLSGATPAMASALTLVALPWTSRVVELIQAREGQEGDCIELGPKRLVWTQSNPWDEQSTVSRREGCELFNRGLFHAAAKLFHGVELRVSGGQKPLYRAFTDLAEGYELWERFQYRQSWDKLRTATKALEMASLWGGPTGLKAILPALKANASFLEKLVLDPAEVKEYLALDLLAHVGRHLHVGHDPEGAMTALVRALEAFAQVRLYKAHKLKSWDVSPEQLPQALQETCRACYLEDIDGKYKLPLQAQFRVLAGLGDQLGQAFLKEWPKMKPLLDAANHAVLGHGFEPIKAERVQQLYDVVIKLSGVNETSLPKFPVLTF, from the coding sequence ATGGCACAAGACCAACCCATCAAGACGCTCGTGGTTGCATTGGTCGATGATGCGGCAGCGGCGGTCTATTCGATCAACAGGCTCAACCCGGAAGCCCTGTGTTTCGTGTTGCCTGAAGGAAGCAAAGCCTTGGTGGAATCGGCCGTCCAGCCGAAGATCCAACAGATGCCGAGGCGGTGGGATTGGATCGTGATGGCGGACGCCACGGAGTTCCCAGCTATCTATCAGACGATTGCCCGGTCGTTACCGGATCTCATGCGGACATGGGAGATACAGCCGGGAGAGCTGGTGGTGGATCTGAGCGGAGCCACCCCGGCGATGGCGAGCGCGCTCACCTTGGTGGCGCTCCCATGGACTTCCCGGGTGGTCGAGCTGATTCAGGCGCGTGAGGGTCAGGAGGGCGATTGTATCGAGTTGGGTCCAAAGAGGCTCGTCTGGACCCAGAGTAATCCATGGGACGAGCAATCGACCGTGTCACGTCGGGAAGGATGCGAGTTATTTAACCGGGGCCTCTTTCACGCAGCGGCCAAACTGTTCCATGGCGTGGAACTGCGGGTGAGCGGCGGGCAAAAGCCGCTCTATCGCGCCTTCACCGATTTGGCCGAGGGCTATGAGTTATGGGAACGGTTTCAGTACCGTCAATCCTGGGACAAGTTGAGGACCGCGACAAAGGCTCTGGAGATGGCTTCGTTGTGGGGCGGGCCGACCGGATTGAAAGCGATCTTGCCTGCGCTGAAGGCCAACGCGAGTTTCCTGGAGAAGCTGGTGTTGGACCCTGCGGAGGTCAAAGAATACCTGGCGCTGGACTTATTGGCGCATGTGGGCAGGCATCTCCATGTCGGCCATGACCCCGAAGGGGCTATGACAGCGCTTGTTCGCGCGCTGGAGGCGTTCGCGCAAGTCCGGCTCTATAAGGCGCACAAGCTCAAGAGTTGGGATGTCTCGCCCGAACAGCTCCCCCAAGCGCTTCAAGAGACCTGCCGCGCCTGCTATCTCGAGGACATCGACGGCAAATATAAGTTGCCGCTCCAAGCGCAGTTTCGTGTATTGGCCGGGCTGGGCGATCAACTGGGCCAAGCTTTTCTCAAGGAATGGCCGAAGATGAAGCCGTTGCTGGATGCGGCCAACCACGCGGTGTTAGGGCACGGCTTCGAGCCGATCAAAGCGGAGCGAGTGCAGCAGCTTTATGATGTGGTCATCAAGCTGTCGGGCGTCAATGAGACATCGTTGCCGAAGTTTCCGGTGCTCACTTTCTAG